In Caproicibacterium amylolyticum, a genomic segment contains:
- a CDS encoding type I CRISPR-associated protein Cas7 produces MNRETLHRMTGLLWIEAINSNPNGNPDQDNDPRRRADGFGEISPVSLKHKVRALIADKEGPVWQEISEELGITPKDAGHYDILEQKDTKRTEINKLTAEEFINRFWDARVFGSTFLEKKNSEDSKNSQIHTGAVQFGMGVSLSPVEVERLTTTKLLPAQDGKGKGMAPLAYRIVPYGLYTMPFFVNATAARRTNCTPLDIELMLHVLPYAYQETASYIRSQVNLVHIYCTEHAKARGCYNDFKIIEALTPTPLHPGEYAHSLQDYDLELVEKRIEQLNQQMEGKVSPVCDLMEQM; encoded by the coding sequence ATGAATCGGGAAACTTTACATCGTATGACAGGACTTTTGTGGATTGAGGCCATTAATTCAAATCCAAACGGGAATCCAGACCAGGATAATGACCCACGACGCCGTGCAGACGGCTTTGGTGAAATTTCTCCGGTTTCTCTGAAGCATAAGGTACGCGCATTAATCGCCGACAAGGAAGGTCCCGTGTGGCAGGAAATCAGTGAGGAATTGGGAATTACACCTAAAGACGCTGGCCACTATGACATATTGGAGCAAAAAGACACAAAGCGGACGGAAATTAACAAATTGACTGCTGAAGAATTTATTAACCGCTTTTGGGATGCCCGCGTTTTTGGCTCAACATTTCTGGAAAAGAAGAACAGTGAGGACTCCAAGAACAGTCAAATTCATACCGGTGCCGTGCAGTTTGGCATGGGTGTTTCTCTGTCACCCGTTGAAGTAGAACGGCTGACGACCACTAAGCTTTTACCGGCACAGGACGGTAAGGGCAAGGGGATGGCGCCGCTTGCTTATCGTATTGTACCATATGGATTGTATACGATGCCGTTTTTTGTGAATGCCACAGCGGCAAGGCGCACAAACTGTACTCCGCTTGATATTGAATTGATGCTTCATGTACTGCCCTACGCATATCAGGAAACCGCTTCCTATATTCGCTCGCAGGTCAACTTGGTCCATATTTATTGTACAGAACATGCCAAAGCACGCGGCTGTTACAATGACTTTAAAATTATTGAGGCGCTTACCCCAACACCGCTGCATCCGGGTGAATATGCGCATAGCTTGCAGGATTATGATTTGGAACTTGTGGAAAAACGGATAGAGCAGCTCAATCAGCAGATGGAAGGCAAGGTCAGTCCGGTGTGTGATTTGATGGAGCAAATGTAA